A single Candidatus Methanomethylicota archaeon DNA region contains:
- a CDS encoding ABC transporter ATP-binding protein codes for MSGELLNVLNLIMYYRTIRGEVKAVDDVSFSMRRGETLAIIGESGCGKSSLAKSILRLLPRNVSVYKGKVLLNGINLMELDEDTFNREIRWTKITYVPQAALNSLNPVIKIGDQMIEPLLLHQKMDKSEALERAAKALRMVGVSDAFLHHYPFELSGGMKQRVIIATSLLTNPELMILDEPTSSLDVLTQANIMNLLKKIKKETSLSMIFITHDVALSSELADKVAVMYAGQIVELSGAENFYENPKHPYSQKLMESVPTLRRDKKLGFIPGSPPSLLNPPRGCRFAERCPFKFEKCSEDPPTILLNGDSYVKCWIYWKG; via the coding sequence ATGAGTGGAGAGTTGTTAAATGTATTGAATCTCATAATGTATTATAGGACGATTAGGGGTGAGGTTAAGGCAGTAGATGATGTATCATTCTCTATGCGGAGGGGGGAGACCCTCGCCATTATAGGGGAGTCTGGATGTGGGAAGAGCTCCCTTGCAAAGTCGATATTAAGGTTGCTCCCCAGAAATGTCTCAGTATATAAGGGTAAAGTTTTACTCAATGGCATAAATCTAATGGAACTTGATGAAGATACATTTAATAGGGAGATTAGATGGACAAAGATAACATATGTTCCGCAAGCAGCATTAAACTCTTTAAACCCAGTTATCAAGATTGGGGATCAGATGATTGAACCCCTCCTCCTCCACCAAAAAATGGATAAAAGTGAGGCTTTGGAGAGGGCTGCTAAAGCTTTAAGGATGGTTGGTGTAAGTGATGCCTTCCTACATCATTACCCATTTGAATTGAGTGGTGGTATGAAGCAAAGGGTTATAATAGCAACATCCCTCTTAACAAACCCTGAACTTATGATCCTAGATGAACCCACATCATCGCTGGATGTATTAACGCAAGCTAATATAATGAACCTGTTGAAGAAGATTAAGAAGGAGACGAGCTTAAGCATGATATTCATAACACATGATGTTGCTTTGTCAAGTGAATTGGCGGATAAGGTGGCGGTAATGTATGCTGGTCAAATAGTTGAGCTTAGCGGTGCAGAGAATTTCTATGAAAACCCCAAACATCCATACTCCCAGAAATTAATGGAGAGTGTTCCAACATTGAGGAGGGATAAGAAATTGGGTTTCATACCTGGATCTCCACCAAGCCTACTAAACCCTCCAAGGGGGTGTAGATTTGCTGAGAGATGTCCATTTAAGTTTGAGAAATGCTCTGAAGACCCGCCAACAATACTTCTAAATGGAGATTCATATGTTAAATGTTGGATTTATTGGAAGGGATGA
- a CDS encoding ABC transporter permease, whose protein sequence is MSSRIKRFFGQIYFYKSAVIGLTIIFILVGISVYTIFAIPYDKAVTLWRAGEQQWLDNPRNALPSWVNIFSSKKLPETIVLDTAKPRLGVSKAIVPVLDKFSQIRIEFSFDYQYDDFPSELNIFFKSRFNVSAPQLTIHWVKPNGKEYILNTISISREDRYYISNDDKLAERLKGLISAKINRTIGYDAPVTLLLFAEEDVSILDPGTAKVMKGNYRLWMDGMVFETNVDVDASLVVYGKVYGWAGTDHLRRDLGIALLWGTPIALSFGVIASLSIALIQMFIGAVSAWFLGKVDTTIQRVTEIFMILPFLPILIMISTFYKFSIWVLLVVVIALSMFGGGVKSYRAMFLQVKEFPYVEAARAYGASNFRVIIRYLIPKILPTIIPSIVLSVPDFVFLEAALAILGLGDPLAPTWGKILDDASTNGALYKGLYYWVLEPSIMLVLTSLSFAMLGFTLDKIFNPRLKEM, encoded by the coding sequence GTGTCATCAAGAATTAAACGCTTTTTTGGGCAGATATACTTCTATAAGTCTGCTGTAATTGGATTGACAATTATATTCATCTTAGTGGGGATCTCAGTGTATACTATTTTTGCAATACCATACGATAAGGCTGTAACTTTGTGGAGGGCTGGTGAGCAGCAGTGGTTAGATAATCCGCGTAATGCCCTCCCCTCATGGGTGAACATTTTCTCATCTAAGAAGTTGCCTGAAACTATAGTATTGGATACTGCTAAGCCTAGGCTTGGAGTATCTAAAGCAATAGTTCCAGTACTTGATAAATTTAGCCAAATTAGAATTGAATTCTCATTTGACTACCAGTATGATGATTTTCCAAGTGAGTTAAACATATTCTTTAAATCAAGATTTAATGTTTCAGCACCACAATTGACCATCCATTGGGTTAAACCTAACGGTAAGGAGTACATTTTAAATACAATTAGCATTTCTAGGGAGGATAGATACTATATCTCTAATGATGATAAATTGGCTGAACGTCTTAAGGGGTTGATTTCAGCGAAGATCAATAGAACTATAGGGTATGATGCGCCAGTTACATTACTACTCTTTGCAGAGGAGGATGTAAGCATACTTGATCCCGGTACGGCTAAGGTTATGAAGGGGAATTATAGGCTTTGGATGGATGGTATGGTGTTTGAAACTAATGTTGATGTGGATGCTAGTCTTGTAGTTTATGGTAAAGTTTATGGTTGGGCTGGAACTGATCATTTGAGGAGGGATTTGGGGATAGCCCTCTTGTGGGGTACGCCAATAGCATTATCCTTTGGCGTTATAGCTTCTCTCTCAATAGCGCTGATACAGATGTTTATTGGAGCTGTGAGTGCATGGTTCTTGGGGAAGGTTGATACGACAATACAGAGGGTTACTGAGATCTTCATGATCCTCCCATTCCTACCAATCCTAATAATGATATCCACATTCTATAAATTCAGTATATGGGTCCTCCTAGTAGTCGTTATTGCTCTTTCAATGTTTGGTGGTGGTGTTAAGAGTTATAGGGCTATGTTCCTACAAGTTAAGGAGTTCCCCTATGTGGAAGCTGCGAGGGCTTATGGTGCTAGCAACTTTAGGGTCATAATTCGCTATTTAATTCCCAAAATTCTGCCAACAATTATACCATCAATAGTTTTATCTGTACCAGACTTCGTCTTCTTAGAGGCTGCCTTAGCTATACTTGGCTTGGGGGATCCATTGGCACCTACGTGGGGTAAGATACTTGATGATGCATCCACTAATGGAGCTCTCTATAAAGGGTTATATTACTGGGTTTTGGAACCATCAATTATGTTAGTATTAACCTCATTGAGTTTCGCTATGCTTGGCTTTACATTGGATAAAATCTTTAATCCAAGGTTGAAGGAGATGTGA
- a CDS encoding ABC transporter permease: MFPKIVGYVVKRGVMLFLTVVIAIYITIWIANMGGYVDEIVKGDLYLSISQSVRQNPAYRHLNDTQVRELVDALYANELKKIGFDKPFIYRSFIYLRDAISLNLGRALWLSSNSGSKSVYIIISERLPNTVLLFTTTQLILFFIGLFAGLFLSRRYGSIPDKLSVTLAPLSSLPGWFYGIFLILIFASSLRILPYGGMVDVPPPTDSLSYALSVLKHMILPVLSWLIAYSFINIYSRRTFFLMFSSEDYVEMAKAKGLPESLIRRRYILRPTLPPIVTDFSLTLIASWMGAIITERVFDWPGIGSLLYSASTMFDTPVLVGLIVIYAYLLAATIFTLELVYAILDPRIRMGGV, encoded by the coding sequence ATGTTTCCAAAAATTGTTGGGTATGTGGTTAAGCGTGGGGTTATGCTTTTCCTCACAGTGGTTATTGCTATTTATATTACTATTTGGATTGCGAATATGGGTGGATATGTTGATGAAATAGTTAAGGGGGATTTATATCTTTCAATATCCCAGAGTGTGCGTCAGAATCCTGCGTATAGGCATTTGAATGATACGCAGGTTAGAGAATTGGTGGATGCGTTATATGCTAATGAGTTGAAGAAGATAGGATTCGATAAACCATTCATTTATAGGAGCTTCATTTACTTGAGAGATGCCATATCACTTAATCTTGGTAGAGCATTGTGGCTGAGTAGTAATAGTGGGTCTAAGAGTGTTTATATAATTATTTCGGAGAGGTTGCCAAACACCGTACTCCTATTTACAACGACACAACTTATCTTATTCTTCATAGGCTTATTTGCTGGGCTATTTTTATCTAGGAGGTATGGAAGTATACCTGATAAATTGTCGGTTACGTTGGCGCCGCTCTCCTCTCTACCGGGATGGTTCTATGGGATATTTCTGATACTCATATTTGCATCTTCCTTGAGAATATTGCCTTATGGTGGCATGGTTGATGTTCCACCACCAACGGATAGCTTATCCTATGCATTGAGTGTTCTAAAACATATGATTTTACCCGTTCTCTCATGGCTTATAGCCTATTCATTCATAAACATATATAGTAGGAGGACCTTCTTCCTAATGTTTTCAAGTGAAGACTACGTTGAGATGGCTAAGGCAAAGGGGTTACCTGAATCGCTAATACGGAGAAGGTATATTCTTAGACCAACATTACCCCCAATTGTAACGGACTTTTCATTAACATTAATTGCTTCATGGATGGGTGCAATAATCACTGAGAGGGTGTTTGATTGGCCTGGTATAGGAAGTCTACTTTATTCAGCTTCAACAATGTTTGATACGCCAGTATTGGTTGGCCTCATAGTTATATACGCCTATCTATTGGCAGCAACTATTTTCACGCTTGAATTGGTATATGCCATTTTAGATCCGAGGATTAGGATGGGTGGTGTGTAG
- a CDS encoding ABC transporter substrate-binding protein, whose translation MLMAVVPTAYAQQAPKGPWVDEVDFFVVTEDAKALDMLLKNEMQVYFRDVRDPAIFKQIKASPDLWYATSYGLYFELTFNPVGPEFPATGKLNPFAVPKIREAINYLVDRKYICDEIMAGMAVPRYTCLTPAFPDYARYADVLRDIEKKYSYNFDKAREIITGEMLKLGAELREGKWYYKGEPVTIIFLIRVEDQRRGIGDYVASQLEKLGFTVDRQYKTSREAAPIWVRGNPADGKWHIYTGGWITTIVSRDESDNFGFFYTPRGGMGPLWSAYKPSPEFDYVAGKLWARDYKTVEERDELMRKALYLSMEDSVRVWLVSQIASWPARKEVSLTYDLAAGFSGARLWPYTIRYTGKVGGTVKIASTDIFVDPVNPVAGSNWIYDHMYYDPLSDPAVMPDPFTGLYWPQRVKRAEVYALKGLPIGVTLDWVKLSFVDNITVPTDAWYDWDAAKQEIIYAPPGTTAKTKTVIYYDDNIFDMKYHDGSKFSIADIVFSYILTFDRAKPESPIYDEAYVPSFEAFREYFKGFKIVSVKPLVIEYYSDALYLDAEWIAASAAGAFYPAYGLGPGPWHTIAIGWLAEADKKLAFSADKAEALKVEWMSYIAGPSLPILKGYLDKAIADKFIPYKNVMGKYVTESEALERYNNLKKWYEAKGHFLVGNGPFYLDRVDTTAKIAVIKAYREFIDTADKWLKFSKPMIPSATITAMPTITPGLPVEIPISVTFEGQPYKVADVQYVKYIITSPTTTLVGVAEPVKDGEWRIKLKSEETSMLPPGTVGVEVIVVSKLVGMPVSTTGTARVMSVTEYLMSEIAKVRAEYEAKISDLTKTVGSLGKTVDALTARIDSLTATVNMLMGVTVVALIIAIVAIVLPFVKKK comes from the coding sequence ATGCTCATGGCAGTGGTTCCAACGGCTTATGCTCAGCAGGCGCCTAAGGGGCCGTGGGTTGATGAGGTTGACTTCTTCGTTGTAACTGAGGATGCAAAGGCATTGGATATGCTATTGAAGAATGAGATGCAAGTATACTTTAGAGATGTGAGGGATCCAGCAATATTCAAGCAAATTAAAGCTTCACCAGACTTATGGTATGCCACATCCTACGGATTATACTTTGAGTTAACATTCAACCCAGTTGGTCCAGAGTTCCCTGCAACTGGTAAGCTTAACCCCTTCGCAGTTCCCAAAATTAGGGAAGCTATAAACTATCTGGTGGATAGGAAGTACATATGTGATGAGATAATGGCGGGAATGGCTGTACCAAGATATACATGCTTAACACCAGCATTCCCAGATTATGCGAGGTATGCTGATGTCCTCAGGGATATTGAGAAGAAGTATAGCTACAATTTTGATAAGGCGAGAGAAATAATTACAGGGGAGATGCTGAAGCTTGGTGCTGAGTTGAGGGAGGGGAAGTGGTATTATAAGGGTGAGCCAGTTACAATAATCTTCTTGATTAGAGTTGAGGATCAGAGGAGGGGTATAGGTGATTATGTGGCTAGTCAGCTTGAGAAGCTTGGCTTCACAGTTGATAGGCAGTATAAGACTAGTAGGGAGGCTGCCCCCATATGGGTAAGGGGTAACCCTGCTGATGGGAAATGGCACATTTACACTGGAGGATGGATAACAACAATTGTTTCAAGGGATGAATCAGATAACTTCGGCTTCTTCTACACGCCCAGAGGGGGTATGGGGCCGCTGTGGAGTGCATATAAGCCAAGCCCCGAATTCGATTATGTGGCTGGTAAGCTGTGGGCTAGAGACTATAAAACTGTTGAGGAAAGAGATGAATTAATGCGGAAAGCTTTATACCTCTCAATGGAGGATTCCGTTAGGGTATGGCTAGTTAGCCAAATAGCTTCATGGCCTGCTAGGAAGGAGGTTTCGTTGACATATGATTTAGCGGCTGGCTTCTCAGGTGCACGATTATGGCCATACACCATTAGGTATACTGGTAAGGTTGGCGGCACAGTTAAAATAGCATCCACAGATATATTTGTGGATCCAGTCAACCCAGTTGCAGGTAGTAATTGGATTTATGATCACATGTACTATGATCCTCTCTCAGACCCAGCGGTGATGCCAGACCCATTCACTGGACTATACTGGCCGCAGAGGGTTAAGAGGGCGGAGGTTTACGCCCTAAAGGGGTTACCGATAGGAGTCACACTTGATTGGGTGAAGTTAAGCTTCGTTGATAACATTACTGTGCCCACAGATGCTTGGTACGATTGGGATGCTGCAAAACAGGAGATAATATATGCACCTCCGGGAACAACTGCTAAGACCAAGACGGTCATCTATTACGATGATAACATATTTGATATGAAGTATCATGATGGTAGTAAATTCTCAATAGCAGATATAGTGTTCAGCTATATTTTGACATTTGATAGGGCGAAGCCTGAAAGCCCAATATACGATGAAGCCTACGTCCCATCATTCGAGGCATTTAGAGAATACTTCAAAGGTTTCAAGATAGTGAGCGTAAAACCATTGGTAATAGAGTACTATTCCGATGCTCTATACTTGGATGCTGAGTGGATAGCTGCATCTGCGGCGGGAGCATTCTATCCAGCTTATGGTCTTGGACCTGGACCATGGCATACAATTGCCATTGGGTGGTTAGCTGAAGCAGATAAGAAATTGGCATTCTCAGCTGATAAGGCTGAAGCTCTTAAGGTTGAGTGGATGAGCTATATTGCTGGCCCCTCACTCCCAATATTAAAGGGCTACTTGGATAAGGCTATTGCTGATAAATTCATACCATACAAGAATGTTATGGGCAAGTATGTTACGGAGTCTGAGGCTCTGGAGAGGTATAATAATTTGAAGAAGTGGTATGAGGCGAAGGGGCACTTCCTCGTGGGTAATGGCCCATTCTACTTGGATAGGGTTGATACGACTGCCAAAATAGCTGTGATAAAGGCTTATAGGGAGTTCATAGACACTGCGGATAAATGGCTTAAGTTCTCAAAGCCAATGATACCATCAGCCACGATTACTGCAATGCCAACAATAACTCCTGGCTTACCAGTTGAAATACCCATCTCAGTAACCTTTGAAGGGCAACCCTATAAAGTGGCTGATGTTCAGTATGTTAAGTATATCATTACGAGTCCAACGACAACTTTGGTTGGAGTTGCAGAGCCTGTTAAGGATGGTGAGTGGAGGATTAAGCTTAAGTCTGAAGAGACTTCAATGTTGCCACCTGGAACTGTGGGTGTTGAGGTTATAGTGGTATCGAAGCTTGTTGGTATGCCAGTATCCACCACTGGAACGGCGAGGGTTATGAGTGTAACTGAGTATCTTATGAGTGAGATTGCTAAGGTTAGAGCTGAGTATGAAGCTAAAATCTCCGATTTAACGAAAACTGTGGGGAGTTTAGGGAAAACTGTTGATGCCTTAACTGCAAGAATTGATTCGTTAACAGCCACTGTGAATATGCTGATGGGAGTTACTGTAGTGGCCCTCATCATTGCTATAGTGGCAATAGTTCTACCATTTGTCAAGAAGAAATAA
- a CDS encoding gamma-glutamyltransferase family protein, whose amino-acid sequence MYFRAPFYSTRGVVSSESPLASSVGANVLRLGGNAVDAAVATAFTLGVVLPHLSGLGGDFFAILRDPNGNVHVINGSGYSPKALTVDYLRGLGFESMPVHGVHSITVPGMVDGLYGLWRAFGSMEWGKLLEPSIRIAGEGFPAHRGFCRALRNLGGELIKDYGSRVTYRLDEGFPNEGDILSFKGLAEALKLIAEDARSFYEGDIAVKIVDYIRSLGGTMDLDDLRYYHSEFQKPIKVGYRGWQIYEMPPNSQGVTTLHILKLIEYSNFMNIPILSMERVQNILDAAIKAYAVRDMYVGDPRFMHKDVDELLSEEFIEAMKSGSISGSIHASFMDADTTYFAIADDKGYLISCIQSVFHNFGSYITEPTYNITLNSRGSSFTFLDGHVNRLEPRKKPLHTLSALLLNYGSRWMAMGLSGGHFRPLLHAQIVNGIVDYGLNPQLAIETPRFRWELGSDVVECERGYSLGELKKFKCKIIDYPSRMGVAAIVEVRDRLKVGYADIRGDGLPIGLE is encoded by the coding sequence ATGTATTTTCGTGCACCGTTTTATTCCACTCGTGGTGTTGTTTCTTCTGAAAGTCCATTGGCTTCTAGTGTTGGTGCTAATGTTTTGAGGCTTGGTGGTAATGCTGTGGATGCAGCTGTGGCTACAGCTTTCACTTTAGGTGTTGTTTTGCCTCATCTTTCTGGTTTGGGTGGGGATTTCTTTGCTATTCTACGTGATCCTAATGGTAATGTTCATGTTATTAATGGTAGTGGTTATTCCCCTAAGGCTTTAACTGTGGATTATCTTCGTGGTTTGGGTTTTGAGTCTATGCCTGTTCATGGTGTGCATTCCATTACTGTTCCTGGGATGGTTGATGGATTGTATGGTTTGTGGAGGGCTTTTGGCTCTATGGAGTGGGGTAAGCTTCTTGAGCCATCCATAAGGATTGCTGGTGAAGGGTTTCCTGCACATAGGGGGTTTTGTAGGGCGTTACGTAATCTTGGTGGTGAATTGATTAAGGATTATGGTTCTAGGGTTACGTATAGGCTTGATGAAGGTTTCCCAAATGAAGGTGACATATTATCCTTTAAAGGGTTGGCTGAAGCTTTGAAGTTGATTGCTGAAGATGCTAGGAGCTTTTATGAGGGGGATATTGCTGTGAAGATCGTTGATTACATTAGATCTCTTGGGGGAACCATGGATTTGGATGATCTAAGGTATTATCATAGTGAATTTCAGAAGCCAATAAAGGTGGGGTATAGGGGGTGGCAGATATATGAGATGCCTCCAAACTCTCAAGGGGTAACCACACTGCACATCTTGAAGCTTATTGAATACTCCAATTTCATGAACATCCCAATACTATCCATGGAGAGGGTTCAAAACATTTTGGATGCCGCGATTAAGGCTTATGCTGTTAGGGATATGTATGTTGGTGATCCAAGGTTTATGCATAAAGATGTGGATGAATTGCTCTCTGAAGAATTTATAGAAGCCATGAAGAGCGGTAGCATTAGTGGCTCTATCCATGCATCCTTCATGGATGCTGATACAACATACTTTGCCATTGCTGATGATAAAGGATACTTAATTTCATGTATTCAAAGTGTATTCCACAATTTCGGCTCATACATCACTGAACCAACATACAACATTACATTGAATTCCCGTGGATCATCATTCACATTCCTTGATGGTCACGTTAACAGACTTGAACCTAGGAAGAAGCCTCTACACACATTATCAGCCCTACTTTTAAATTATGGTTCAAGATGGATGGCTATGGGCCTTTCAGGAGGACATTTCAGACCCCTCCTTCATGCTCAAATAGTAAATGGCATAGTGGATTACGGTTTAAATCCGCAATTGGCTATTGAAACTCCACGTTTCAGATGGGAACTTGGAAGTGATGTTGTTGAATGTGAAAGGGGGTATAGTTTGGGCGAACTTAAAAAGTTTAAGTGTAAAATAATTGATTATCCATCAAGAATGGGTGTTGCAGCCATAGTGGAAGTTAGGGATAGATTGAAGGTTGGATATGCTGATATCCGTGGAGATGGATTACCCATAGGTTTAGAGTAG